The proteins below are encoded in one region of Megalops cyprinoides isolate fMegCyp1 chromosome 14, fMegCyp1.pri, whole genome shotgun sequence:
- the LOC118789515 gene encoding interleukin-1 receptor type 1-like, protein MGLKSLILLMSAVFLSTVTVAAGEECRDYKVQFERVFTVPEEAAVLNCTLASSDVFDLSSTPYNISWYEQRTGRELSTVAGRIWARGTMLWFLNSTLEDAGHYECVLRTSNQCFKQTSVLMVRETKPGDCGRPNKAIQMLTVIANGHLSCPLFTYMSHADSYTLKWYKGCDLIQDGHKYTYVDQNKLLVQHVSPSDTGDYTCRVTFSLAGTFAHTAETIHCQVKEEWNLRPWMSEPVNETIKAHLGSPFSKTCKVFVPGQGNHMVQVYWYDEFDMISTDASDRVHQTHLSKVKGENGEWVLVLLNFTVVKEEDFNHTYLCVVISDRDFITGNFTLQPPDPDLRIPLVILFTGLVLAFFVGIAAYRTLKIDVVLCCRSSFPYLYTGSGADGKVYDAYVVYPRMSEGGSCRSAEAFALHTLPHVLERMCGYRLFIFGRDSLPGEAIVDSVQENMAKSRRLLLLYTASTFSESSSALLFEQQTGTHSALVEGTIRVILVELEEVTDYSLFPESVLHLRRKQGAIRWWRRRGGQRESSLLCPSSRFWKQVRYNMPVRGGHAACLEKNSLLSL, encoded by the exons ATGGGCCTAAAGTCACTGATCCTCCTCATGTCTGCAGTCTTTCTCAGCACTGTCACCGTGGCAGCTGGCG AGGAGTGCAGAGACTATAAGGTCCAGTTTGAGAGGGTCTTCACAGTTCCTGAGGAAGCTGCAGTTCTCAACTGCACGCTGGCAAGTTCAGATGTCTTTGACCTCAGCAGCACCCCCTACAATATCTCCTGGTACGAGCAGCGGACCGGGAGGGAGCTGTCCACAGTGGCAGGCCGGATCTGGGCTCGGGGGACCATGCTGTGGTTCCTGAACAGCACACTGGAGGATGCTGGCCACTACGAGTGTGTTCTCAG AACCTCTAACCAGTGCTTCAAACAAACCTCGGTGCTGATGGTGCGTGAAACCAAGCCGGGGGACTGCGGTCGACCCAACAAAGCCATTCAGATGCTGACAGTGATTGCTAATGGACACTTGTCCTGCCCGTTATTCACCTACATGAGCCATGCGGACAGCTATACCTTAAAGTGGTACAAG GGCTGTGATCTCATCCAGGATGGACACAAGTATACCTATGTGGATCAGAACAAGCTCTTGGTGCAGCACGTCTCTCCCAGCGACACAGGGGATTACACCTGCCGGGTGACCTTCTCCTTGGCTGGGACTTTCGCCCACACAGCCGAGACCATCCATTGTCAGGTCAAAG AGGAGTGGAACTTGAGGCCCTGGATGTCTGAACCAGTTAATGAGACAATCAAAGCTCATTTAG GATCACCCTTCAGTAAAACCTGCAAGGTGTTTGTGCCTGGCCAGGGAAATCACATGGTACAGGTGTACTGGTATGACGAATTTGATATGATTTCCACTGATGCTTCAGACCGTGTGCACCAGACTCATCTAAG taaagTGAAAGGTGAGAATGGAGAGTGGGTGCTGGTGTTGCTGAATTTCACAGTGGTAAAGGAAGAGGACTTTAACCACACGTATCTGTGTGTTGTTATCAGTGACAGAGACTTCATCACCGGAAACTTCACCTTACAGCCGCCTG ATCCCGACCTCAGGATTCCTCTTGTTATTCTGTTCACTGGCTTGGTGCTGGCCTTCTTTGTTGGCATTGCTGCTTACAGAACACTGAAGATAGATGTTGTTCTGTGCTGCAGAAGCTCCTTCCCTTATCTCTACACAGGCTCAG gggctgatgggaaggtGTACGATGCGTACGTGGTGTACCCCAGGATGTCCGAGGGGGGGTCCTGCCGGTCCGCGGAGGCGTTTGCCCTGCACACCCTTCCCCACGTTTTGGAAAGGATGTGTGGATACAGACTCTTCATCTTTGGTCGGGACAGCCTTCCGGGGGAAG CTATCGTGGACAGCGTTCAGGAGAACATGGCTAAGAGCCGCAGGCTCCTGCTCCTGTACACGGCCTCCACCTTTTCGGAGAGCAGCTCGGCGCTCCTGTTCGAGCAGCAGACGGGCACGCACAGCGCCCTTGTAGAGGGTACCATCCGGGTCATCCtcgtggagctggaggaggtgacAGACTACTCGCTGTTCCCCGAGTCCGTCCTGCACCTGAGGAGGAAGCAGGGGGCCATCCGGTGGTGGAGGAGGCGCGGAGGCCAACGGGAGAGCTCGCTGCTCTGTCCGTCCTCCAGGTTCTGGAAGCAGGTCCGCTACAACATGCCCGTTAGGGGCGGCCACGCGGCGTGTTTGGAAAAGAACTCCTTGTTGAGCCTCTAA